In one window of Leptospira sp. WS92.C1 DNA:
- a CDS encoding SiaB family protein kinase: MKSTGLHRQYDHSKKLKSVLYYQGAVTHEILGSLTEILKDRIANEKRKNKILNVFIEMAQNVSHYSSEKEGDYGVGLILIKEKSHILKLATANFLDQQTAKPLQEKLEHLLSLSGEEIKELYQEKIKGERPEDSKGAGLGFLEILKKSDFPFRSSFEKTAEGNVFFTLTVFFRLG, from the coding sequence ATGAAATCCACCGGTCTTCACAGACAATACGATCATTCTAAAAAATTGAAGTCGGTTCTTTATTATCAAGGAGCCGTTACACACGAAATTTTAGGAAGCCTTACGGAAATTCTCAAGGATCGGATCGCAAACGAAAAAAGAAAAAATAAGATTCTCAATGTATTCATTGAGATGGCTCAAAACGTAAGTCATTATTCCTCCGAAAAGGAGGGCGATTACGGAGTCGGTCTGATTCTGATCAAAGAAAAAAGTCATATTCTCAAACTTGCAACCGCAAACTTTTTGGATCAACAAACCGCAAAACCTCTGCAGGAAAAACTGGAGCACCTCCTTTCTCTAAGCGGAGAGGAAATCAAAGAACTCTATCAGGAAAAAATCAAAGGGGAAAGACCGGAAGACAGCAAAGGAGCCGGGCTCGGATTTTTGGAAATATTAAAGAAATCTGATTTTCCGTTTCGATCCTCGTTTGAAAAAACCGCGGAAGGAAACGTTTTCTTTACTCTTACCGTTTTCTTTCGCTTGGGGTAA
- a CDS encoding PP2C family serine/threonine-protein phosphatase: MVISYFGITEKGNFRSHNEDSMYACGEIVAGSVSGSISSSGFQSSEDSPLILALADGMGGHISGEIASRMTLEKLAWMVKKIQPLEELPRAGWQNLFRKINNEINEHAQETGRLGMGTTLVGVLFGRRKVLVFNMGDSRAYHFSSHGVHKITVDHSFSDPARDHHHSRSYITSCIGGGTTDLQMDLFDITNSLSEGDRILICTDGLTDVIKIDDLEEILRNASNVKEACSHLSEEANLRMTKDNTSVIVIEMKETALSFSEPWKFTPSERKR, encoded by the coding sequence ATGGTTATAAGTTACTTTGGAATCACAGAAAAAGGGAATTTTCGTTCTCACAACGAGGATTCGATGTATGCATGTGGTGAGATTGTGGCCGGGTCCGTTTCCGGATCCATTTCTTCCTCCGGGTTTCAGAGTTCGGAGGATTCCCCTTTAATTCTTGCTTTGGCTGACGGAATGGGTGGCCATATTTCCGGTGAAATCGCGAGCAGGATGACCTTAGAAAAATTGGCCTGGATGGTAAAAAAAATCCAACCCCTGGAAGAATTGCCCAGAGCGGGATGGCAGAATTTATTCCGCAAGATCAATAACGAGATCAACGAACATGCGCAGGAAACCGGAAGGTTGGGTATGGGAACGACTCTGGTAGGCGTCCTTTTCGGCAGAAGAAAGGTTCTGGTTTTTAATATGGGTGATAGCAGAGCTTATCATTTTTCCTCGCATGGTGTTCACAAAATCACCGTAGATCATTCCTTTTCCGATCCGGCAAGGGATCATCATCATTCCAGAAGTTATATCACAAGTTGTATCGGCGGAGGGACGACCGATCTACAGATGGATCTTTTTGATATTACGAATTCTCTCAGCGAAGGGGATCGAATTCTCATTTGTACCGACGGATTGACTGACGTGATCAAGATAGACGACCTGGAAGAGATTCTCAGAAACGCGTCTAACGTAAAGGAAGCGTGTTCTCATCTTTCTGAAGAGGCCAATCTGAGAATGACAAAGGACAATACTTCCGTTATCGTGATTGAAATGAAAGAGACCGCTCTTTCTTTTTCGGAACCTTGGAAGTTTACCCCAAGCGAAAGAAAACGGTAA
- a CDS encoding SDR family NAD(P)-dependent oxidoreductase produces MKDKVAMVTGGSTGIGKAIVREFVANGVRVVFCGRRNDEGKKVEAEIRSIGGDVIFVTCDVTSGDQVKKVVETALEKFGRLDFGINNAGIMGENHPLHEYPEDIWDNVVNVNLKGAWLSMKYQIPEIIKTGGGAIVNVSSISGINGVVGINPYSAAKHGIIGLTKSGALEYAKKNIRINAICPGAVKTEILEELFHLAKDPIEAEKQLVKLHPLHRIASPEEIAKAAVWLCSDDASFITGVAIPVDGGYSAK; encoded by the coding sequence ATGAAAGACAAAGTCGCTATGGTCACAGGCGGAAGCACGGGAATCGGGAAAGCGATTGTTCGGGAATTTGTTGCCAACGGTGTTCGAGTTGTATTTTGCGGGCGTAGAAATGACGAAGGAAAAAAGGTAGAAGCCGAAATTCGCTCTATAGGAGGGGATGTAATCTTTGTAACCTGTGACGTTACTTCCGGCGACCAAGTAAAAAAAGTCGTGGAAACTGCATTGGAAAAATTCGGAAGACTGGATTTTGGAATCAACAACGCCGGAATCATGGGTGAAAATCATCCTCTTCACGAATATCCGGAAGATATCTGGGACAACGTAGTAAATGTAAATCTGAAAGGCGCTTGGCTTTCCATGAAGTATCAGATTCCGGAGATAATTAAGACCGGCGGTGGGGCGATCGTGAACGTTTCTTCGATTTCAGGAATCAATGGAGTGGTGGGAATCAATCCATACTCCGCGGCAAAACACGGAATCATCGGTCTGACTAAAAGCGGGGCTTTGGAATATGCAAAAAAGAATATTCGCATCAACGCAATTTGTCCGGGTGCTGTGAAGACGGAAATTTTGGAGGAGCTGTTTCACCTCGCAAAGGATCCCATCGAGGCCGAAAAACAACTCGTAAAGTTGCATCCGCTTCATAGAATTGCTTCGCCCGAGGAGATCGCAAAAGCGGCGGTATGGCTTTGCAGTGACGATGCTTCTTTTATCACCGGCGTCGCGATTCCGGTGGACGGCGGGTATTCCGCTAAATAA
- a CDS encoding acyl-CoA thioesterase, giving the protein MADIQIEFPETYHFSTELSIRKTDLTLDIHVSFASILDLVMEAHLQFFQYLGFSVTDIYGKSIIFANAGILYQGELLYNDQVQIDVVLDNLGEKSFDLYFRLSKDRRKEKVSLVRIRVLFFDYNVRKVSAVPEGFRKIFTEKKIPSYPSPLVGMAEPVVQTVSQVRTLDKLEVWRLSHNLILKVYRFGNKIENSRIKEHSQLLEHLRSIATLLPVSIAGAWGSRILSQKIKNILKAKVHLEELRYLLVLIEDLKIASIAEELADLDVINGHLKKYLVRIRSGKTRKL; this is encoded by the coding sequence ATGGCCGATATACAGATCGAATTTCCCGAAACCTATCACTTTTCAACTGAGTTGTCGATTCGCAAAACCGATCTAACCTTGGACATTCATGTGTCCTTTGCTTCGATTTTGGATTTGGTTATGGAGGCGCATCTTCAATTCTTCCAGTATCTTGGATTTTCGGTCACGGATATCTACGGAAAAAGTATCATATTTGCAAACGCAGGAATTTTGTATCAGGGAGAATTACTCTATAACGATCAGGTTCAGATCGACGTGGTTTTAGATAATTTAGGGGAAAAATCTTTTGATCTGTATTTCCGGCTTTCAAAAGACAGAAGAAAGGAAAAAGTTTCCTTGGTCAGGATTCGTGTTTTATTCTTCGATTATAATGTTCGCAAGGTATCAGCCGTTCCGGAAGGATTCAGAAAAATATTCACTGAAAAAAAAATCCCTTCCTATCCTTCACCTTTGGTGGGAATGGCGGAACCGGTCGTACAAACAGTCTCTCAAGTAAGAACCTTGGATAAGCTCGAAGTCTGGAGACTTTCTCACAATCTAATCTTAAAAGTATATAGATTTGGCAATAAGATAGAAAATTCCCGGATCAAGGAACACTCCCAGCTTTTGGAACATCTTCGTTCCATCGCGACACTTTTGCCGGTTTCTATCGCAGGAGCGTGGGGGAGTAGAATCCTTTCCCAAAAGATAAAGAATATTCTCAAGGCAAAGGTTCATCTTGAAGAACTGAGATATCTTTTGGTTTTAATAGAAGATCTAAAAATCGCGTCGATTGCAGAAGAGCTTGCCGATCTGGATGTAATCAACGGACATCTTAAAAAATATCTCGTTCGAATTCGTTCCGGAAAAACAAGAAAGCTATAG
- a CDS encoding CoA-transferase: MEANTKIFTNPDEMVKRIVQPGMNLHLSATMSRPNALIYSLARCFQNTNPEFIISMAGIHSSAHALTISKIVKRMITGFAGDNYPKPSPNSLYSNLLEGKPFELELWSLLSIVQRLMAGAMRLPGFITNSLIGSDLILDKLGKTVFLFPDPQNRSANQNGAHAPDYRGKRGVDLAYILPLNPDFTFIHAVIGDEAGNLVLCPPSGEGYWGALAAKQGVIATVEKIVPAGSIPAELVTIPGNRVAALSVAEFGAHPQSLRVHNLPGVAVFEGLSTYLDDYEFQIEANEAANVPSKAEKWYADFVNLTGGHSEYLDRLGSTRLRRLKNIPEENKATKLEDPSTVNDSEQMIILAARAIQEYVKEKGYKTILAGIGAAHISAWTAARFLEQEGIEVKVITELGFFSMKPHTGDVFLFSQLHTKDCTMLSDIVNILGTVVPDHCLGVLGAAEVDWFGNINSTKTSKGKFLVGSGGANDIAASADCIVVAKANRQRFVKNVGHITSVGDRVMEAICQFGRFQRKPESDHVFEFTHWIAPPSDEEMEPEEAVLRFTSWLPPDEDIPLKEEKPVTAEELTVLRELDPEKIYIEQFMVYTRLP, encoded by the coding sequence TTGGAAGCAAATACGAAGATCTTTACAAATCCCGATGAAATGGTCAAACGGATCGTTCAACCCGGAATGAATCTACATCTTTCCGCGACCATGTCCAGACCCAACGCTCTTATTTACTCCTTGGCGCGCTGTTTTCAAAATACGAATCCGGAATTTATAATCAGCATGGCCGGAATTCATTCCAGCGCTCACGCCCTTACAATTTCGAAAATCGTAAAACGAATGATCACCGGTTTTGCCGGGGACAACTACCCTAAACCCTCTCCCAATTCATTATATTCTAATTTACTTGAAGGGAAACCGTTCGAACTCGAACTTTGGTCCTTATTGAGTATCGTTCAGAGACTCATGGCCGGAGCGATGAGACTTCCTGGGTTTATCACAAATTCTCTGATCGGCAGCGATTTGATCCTGGATAAGTTAGGCAAAACCGTCTTTTTATTTCCCGATCCTCAAAATCGTTCCGCAAATCAGAACGGAGCACACGCTCCCGACTATAGGGGTAAAAGAGGAGTCGACCTTGCCTACATTCTTCCGTTAAATCCCGACTTCACATTCATTCACGCGGTGATCGGTGACGAAGCGGGGAATCTGGTTCTTTGTCCCCCGAGCGGAGAAGGATACTGGGGAGCGCTCGCCGCCAAACAAGGAGTAATCGCAACCGTGGAAAAGATTGTTCCCGCAGGATCGATCCCGGCCGAATTGGTAACCATTCCCGGCAATCGAGTCGCCGCACTTTCCGTTGCGGAATTCGGAGCTCATCCTCAATCTCTCAGGGTTCACAATCTTCCGGGAGTCGCGGTATTCGAAGGTTTATCCACATATCTGGACGATTACGAATTTCAAATCGAAGCCAACGAAGCGGCTAACGTGCCTTCCAAGGCGGAGAAATGGTATGCGGATTTTGTAAACCTTACCGGAGGACATTCCGAATATTTAGATCGATTGGGAAGCACTCGACTCAGAAGATTAAAAAACATTCCCGAAGAAAACAAAGCGACCAAATTGGAAGATCCAAGTACCGTCAACGACTCGGAACAGATGATCATTCTGGCCGCGAGAGCCATTCAAGAATACGTAAAAGAAAAGGGATACAAAACCATTCTTGCGGGAATCGGAGCCGCTCATATTTCCGCTTGGACCGCAGCGAGATTTTTGGAACAGGAAGGAATCGAAGTCAAGGTCATCACAGAGTTGGGCTTTTTCTCCATGAAACCACATACGGGAGACGTATTCCTTTTTAGTCAATTGCATACAAAAGACTGTACAATGCTTTCGGATATCGTAAACATTCTCGGGACCGTCGTTCCGGATCATTGTTTGGGAGTACTCGGCGCAGCGGAAGTGGATTGGTTCGGCAATATCAATTCCACAAAAACGTCCAAAGGGAAATTTCTTGTCGGATCCGGCGGAGCCAACGACATCGCAGCGAGCGCGGATTGTATCGTAGTGGCGAAAGCAAACCGCCAAAGATTTGTAAAAAACGTCGGTCATATCACCTCTGTCGGGGATCGGGTCATGGAAGCGATCTGTCAATTCGGAAGATTTCAAAGAAAACCGGAGTCCGATCACGTTTTCGAATTTACCCACTGGATCGCCCCTCCCTCGGATGAGGAAATGGAACCAGAAGAAGCAGTTCTTCGTTTTACTTCCTGGCTTCCTCCGGACGAAGACATTCCTCTAAAAGAGGAAAAGCCGGTAACCGCCGAGGAATTGACTGTTTTACGAGAGTTGGATCCGGAAAAGATTTACATAGAACAATTTATGGTATATACAAGACTTCCATAA
- a CDS encoding ketoacyl-ACP synthase III produces the protein MSGKNLTSNGVRITGFGHYLPEHIVTNEEIRARLKYPEMHPAEKAVIGNIGVNERRRASEKETPMYMATKVAEMALKDAGKKPEDVDLYILANWTDRYYLPDLAPQASKLSGTSNALAFDVSTACTGFIHGVQTASAFLSSGKFKNALVIGSERFSVRTRMGGYGEFTAGDAAAGVFLEFTEDKNFGIIDSFLQDDGDLSGIIVTGPPPQSYVKSYPELVTNAADLTLKSMDQLLEKNGLSVEDIDWVVPHPGTDIVVQDVLKKTEFPREKILMNFERVGNTSAASIPIVLSEYYYKGKFKKGDLFLTPAVGGGFYWGGLLFRL, from the coding sequence ATGAGCGGCAAGAATTTAACATCAAACGGAGTCAGAATCACCGGGTTCGGCCATTATCTTCCCGAACATATCGTGACCAATGAAGAAATCCGCGCCAGACTCAAATATCCGGAAATGCATCCTGCGGAAAAAGCGGTCATCGGAAACATCGGGGTCAACGAAAGAAGACGAGCCAGCGAAAAAGAAACGCCCATGTATATGGCGACCAAGGTCGCGGAAATGGCTCTCAAAGATGCTGGTAAAAAACCGGAAGACGTGGATTTATACATTCTTGCAAACTGGACCGATCGATACTATCTTCCGGATCTCGCACCGCAAGCGTCCAAGTTATCGGGAACATCCAATGCTCTGGCTTTTGACGTAAGCACGGCGTGCACCGGATTTATCCACGGAGTTCAAACCGCTTCCGCGTTTTTGAGTTCCGGAAAATTTAAGAATGCTCTTGTCATCGGAAGCGAACGTTTTTCCGTAAGAACCAGAATGGGAGGATATGGAGAATTTACCGCGGGAGACGCGGCAGCGGGAGTATTTTTGGAATTTACCGAAGATAAGAATTTCGGAATCATCGATTCTTTTTTGCAGGACGACGGGGACTTATCTGGGATCATTGTCACAGGTCCTCCTCCGCAGAGTTATGTAAAAAGTTATCCGGAACTTGTCACCAACGCAGCAGATCTCACTCTCAAATCTATGGATCAACTCCTGGAAAAAAACGGTCTAAGCGTGGAAGACATCGATTGGGTGGTGCCTCATCCGGGAACGGATATCGTCGTTCAGGATGTTCTCAAAAAAACCGAATTTCCGAGAGAAAAAATTCTCATGAACTTTGAACGGGTTGGCAACACCTCGGCGGCTTCGATTCCGATTGTTTTATCAGAATATTATTATAAAGGAAAATTTAAAAAAGGGGATCTATTCCTAACTCCCGCAGTCGGCGGTGGATTTTATTGGGGGGGACTCTTATTCCGTCTCTAA